The Dyadobacter sandarakinus DNA window GGATTGCTATGGAGCATTATTTTTCCAATTAACAAACACCTTTGGTCAAGCTCATTTATCATGCTCACGGGCGGAATGGCTTTTACCATACTGGCGCTTTTTTACTGGATTATCGATGTATGTGGCGCGCAAAAATGGGCATTTTTCTTTCGGGTGATCGGCATGAACTCCCTGTTTATCTATCTCGCGGTACGGTTTATAGATTTCAATGCGTCTTCTGCCATGCTTTTTAGCGGTTTTTACAAGTATATGCCCAATCAGTGGCACGAGGTATTCAATGCATTGGGCGGGTTTGTACTGGTTTGGCTGGTGATGTATTTTTTATACAAAAGAAAAATATTCATCAAAGTGTAATCATGGAACAAACGCCTGGTACTCCGCCTTTCAGTGGGATCAGCAGGAGGGTATTTGTCAAATCTTCCATTAGCCTGGCATCCATTCCGTTCCTGCCGGCGAAGCAGCCTGCTCTATTTTTAATCCATTCCAAACAAGAAAAGCCGGCTACATTCATGGCACCCGAAAAGAGCATTATTGGAAATTATGGCAGCTGGGCCGTGTCACTTATGAAGGAGGTTCCTGCCTTGTCATTTCGTGATCCGGCAAGGAAAGATGTGGAGTCGTGGCGGAAAGATGCCATGCAAAAGGCAGTCGAATGTATCTCTGCTCCTCCAAGAGGATCAGTTCCTGCAGTAAAGGTAGAGCGCAGGTATACCTACGATGGTCTTGACATTGAAGAGTTGTCGTGGCAACTGCCTTATGGCAGAGCTACCCGGGCAGTATTGTTAAAGCCACAAGGTGCTGCCAGGCCGCTGCCCGGAATACTGGCCCTGCATGATCATGCCGCTAAAAAATACTTCGGGTTTCGTAAAATCGTGAAAACCGGCGACGATCAGCATCCGCTGCTCAAAGAACACCAGGAAACGGATTACGACGGAAAAGCATGGGCAAATGAGGTTGCCAAAAGAGGATATGTGGTGCTGGTGCACGATACCTTTGCATTTGGCAGCAGGAGGGTGTTCTATGAAGATGTGACCGGCTTATCCGGGGATCTGGATACCTCAAAAAAGACAGATGAAAACGCTGAGGATCACGCTCAGATTGAAGCTTATAATGCCTGGGCATCGGAGCATGAGCATGTGATGTCCAAGTCGCTGTTCAGCGCCGGAACTACCTGGCCGGGTGTTTTCCTGACCGAAGATCAGGTCGCACTGGATATTTTGAGTAAAAGGCCGGAGGTGGATCCTGAGCGTCTGGGTTGTGGCGGCTTGTCGGGCGGCGGCCTGCGGACTGTATACCTTGCCGGACTGGACAATCGTGTTAAATGCGCAGTCTGTGTGGGCTTTATGACTACCTGGGAGGATTTGATATTGTACAAGTCTTTTACCCATACCTGGATGACCTACACCCCGCTGCTCCCCAAATACCTCGAATTTCCTGAAATTTTAGGGTTGCGGGTACCACTTCCTACCATGGTACTTAACAATAATCAGGATGAGCTGTATTCACTCAAAGAAATGAAGCGGGCAGACGGCATATTAAAGGATGTTTACAAAAAAGCCGGTGCAGCAGATCAGTACCAGACCCGGTACTACGACGGTCCTCACAAGTTTGATCAGGCAATGCAGAAGGATGCATTTGCCTGGTTCGACCAGTGGCTGCATTAATCCTGCGCAGCCATAACTACTTTTTTGTCAAGATAGCTGCCATATTTTTGAGCAGCGGATATCAGCAGCTTCCTATTTGCAGAACTGATTGCTTTGAACAGTTTAGGCTCGATGATCACTGTATCTTTTCTGATCGTACGCCGCCAGGTACCGGCAACCTGCCCGTTGATTACAATGGTCGGCAT harbors:
- a CDS encoding acetylxylan esterase, with the protein product MEQTPGTPPFSGISRRVFVKSSISLASIPFLPAKQPALFLIHSKQEKPATFMAPEKSIIGNYGSWAVSLMKEVPALSFRDPARKDVESWRKDAMQKAVECISAPPRGSVPAVKVERRYTYDGLDIEELSWQLPYGRATRAVLLKPQGAARPLPGILALHDHAAKKYFGFRKIVKTGDDQHPLLKEHQETDYDGKAWANEVAKRGYVVLVHDTFAFGSRRVFYEDVTGLSGDLDTSKKTDENAEDHAQIEAYNAWASEHEHVMSKSLFSAGTTWPGVFLTEDQVALDILSKRPEVDPERLGCGGLSGGGLRTVYLAGLDNRVKCAVCVGFMTTWEDLILYKSFTHTWMTYTPLLPKYLEFPEILGLRVPLPTMVLNNNQDELYSLKEMKRADGILKDVYKKAGAADQYQTRYYDGPHKFDQAMQKDAFAWFDQWLH